In Synechococcus sp. RS9909, one genomic interval encodes:
- a CDS encoding O-antigen ligase, which produces MASPMGWRLFQLGLFLLPSSALLAGLLLFPAVLLGSVRRERPLWSDPWNAPLLLASSLMLIGCLQAYSGSLAWAGLGNWLPFFWGFWGFQPYVADGRARRRAGLCLVAGTVPVLVTGLGQLWWGWQGPWQVFGGLIIWFVTPGGEPSGRLSGLFDYANIAGAWLAMVWPFALAALVQPGLSVRRRAVVLVVAAAQVAALLLTDSRNAWGALVLAVPVVLGPPSWPWLLPLLLLALLPVLLAVLPGVPLFLQQPARALVPDGIWSRLTDSRYGAERAVASTRLSQWGVALQLIGERPWLGWGAAAFSVLYPLRTGKWHGHAHNLPLELAVSHGLPVALAVIGLVLALLITSLRLGLRGLFERAWWAAVLILVVLHGTDMPFFDSRLNIAGWILLAGLRCQIRSGREPAGDDPAASPG; this is translated from the coding sequence ATGGCTTCGCCCATGGGCTGGAGACTGTTTCAGCTGGGTCTGTTTCTGCTGCCCTCCTCAGCGCTGCTGGCCGGCCTGCTGCTGTTTCCGGCTGTGTTGCTTGGCAGTGTGCGACGGGAGCGCCCCCTCTGGTCTGATCCCTGGAATGCCCCTCTGCTGCTTGCCAGCAGCCTGATGCTGATCGGGTGTCTTCAGGCCTATTCCGGTTCGCTTGCCTGGGCGGGTCTGGGCAATTGGTTGCCGTTTTTCTGGGGGTTCTGGGGATTTCAGCCCTATGTGGCGGATGGTCGCGCCCGTCGTCGTGCCGGACTCTGTCTGGTCGCCGGCACGGTGCCGGTGCTGGTCACGGGGTTGGGTCAGCTGTGGTGGGGGTGGCAGGGCCCCTGGCAGGTGTTCGGTGGGCTGATCATCTGGTTTGTGACCCCCGGCGGTGAGCCGAGTGGTCGTCTTTCGGGGCTGTTTGATTACGCCAACATCGCCGGGGCCTGGTTGGCGATGGTCTGGCCGTTCGCCCTCGCCGCCTTGGTGCAGCCCGGTCTCAGCGTCCGTCGGCGTGCCGTGGTGCTGGTGGTGGCGGCGGCGCAGGTGGCGGCGCTCCTGCTCACCGATTCCCGTAACGCCTGGGGGGCCCTGGTGCTGGCGGTGCCGGTGGTGCTGGGCCCTCCGAGCTGGCCCTGGTTGTTGCCGTTGCTGCTGCTCGCGCTGCTCCCCGTGCTGTTGGCGGTGCTTCCCGGTGTGCCGCTGTTTTTGCAACAGCCGGCCCGTGCCCTGGTGCCTGACGGCATCTGGTCGAGGCTCACCGACAGTCGCTACGGGGCGGAGCGGGCCGTCGCCTCGACGCGCCTCAGTCAGTGGGGGGTGGCTCTGCAGCTGATCGGTGAACGCCCCTGGCTGGGTTGGGGCGCCGCCGCGTTCTCCGTGCTCTATCCCCTGCGCACCGGCAAGTGGCATGGCCATGCCCACAATCTTCCCCTCGAGCTGGCCGTGAGCCATGGTCTGCCGGTGGCCCTGGCCGTGATCGGCCTGGTGTTGGCGTTGTTGATCACCTCCCTGCGCCTGGGCCTGCGCGGTCTGTTCGAGCGGGCCTGGTGGGCAGCGGTGTTGATCCTCGTGGTGCTCCATGGCACCGACATGCCGTTTTTCGACAGTCGTCTCAACATCGCCGGCTGGATCCTGCTGGCCGGTCTGCGCTGTCAGATCAGGTCAGGCCGAGAGCCTGCCGGCGATGACCCTGCAGCGTCTCCTGGTTGA
- the purU gene encoding formyltetrahydrofolate deformylase: MLSASVILQLICPDRPALVSELAGWVAANGGNIRHADHHTDAGAGLFLSRIEWGLEGFGLPREAIAPSAAALAQRLDGEAQLHFSDEHPRVAILASKQSHCLLDLLWRARSGELPMQVPLVIANHPDLEPICADFNIPFVCVPVERNRKAEAEQTMLQLLREHDVELAVLAKYMQVLSADFLEQFPTVINIHHSFLPAFKGAQPYHRAWERGVKLIGATAHYVTEDLDAGPIIEQTIAHVSHRDEVEDLIRKGRDTERLALARALRLHLRRQVMVYRGRTAVFA, encoded by the coding sequence GTGTTGTCCGCTTCGGTGATTCTTCAGCTGATCTGCCCGGATCGGCCCGCCTTGGTGAGTGAGCTGGCTGGCTGGGTGGCGGCGAACGGCGGCAACATCCGCCATGCCGATCACCACACCGACGCTGGCGCCGGCTTGTTCCTCAGCCGGATCGAATGGGGCCTGGAGGGGTTCGGGCTGCCCCGCGAGGCGATCGCCCCCTCCGCAGCGGCCCTGGCCCAACGGCTCGATGGCGAGGCCCAGCTCCATTTCTCCGATGAGCATCCCCGGGTGGCGATTCTCGCCAGCAAGCAGAGCCACTGTCTGCTGGATCTGCTCTGGCGAGCGCGTAGCGGCGAACTGCCGATGCAGGTGCCGTTGGTGATTGCCAATCACCCTGATCTCGAACCGATCTGTGCCGATTTCAACATTCCCTTTGTGTGTGTGCCTGTGGAGCGCAATCGCAAGGCGGAAGCGGAGCAGACCATGCTGCAACTGCTCCGGGAGCACGACGTGGAACTCGCGGTGCTCGCCAAATACATGCAGGTGCTGAGCGCCGATTTTCTGGAGCAGTTCCCCACCGTGATCAACATTCACCACTCCTTTCTTCCCGCCTTCAAGGGCGCGCAGCCCTATCACCGGGCCTGGGAGCGGGGCGTCAAATTGATCGGTGCCACCGCCCACTACGTGACGGAAGACCTCGACGCCGGACCGATCATCGAGCAGACGATTGCCCACGTGAGCCATCGCGATGAGGTGGAGGACCTGATCCGTAAGGGGCGCGATACGGAGCGTCTTGCTCTGGCCCGGGCGCTGCGACTGCATCTGCGTCGCCAGGTGATGGTCTACCGCGGCCGTACGGCAGTGTTTGCGTGA
- the psbQ gene encoding photosystem II protein PsbQ gives MLSALRRLAAFCLCLVLCFGLAACSGNAKAKPATISPEDMAVIRRQAEGFLSAQERLPELATLVNQRDWTFTRNLIHGPMQEVGREMLYINQRLLPQDRANAEALAASLKSSLAELDEAARLQDGTKLQKAYVEVATGFSNYAKVIPAQALS, from the coding sequence ATGCTGAGCGCCCTGCGTCGCCTCGCTGCGTTCTGCCTCTGTCTGGTGCTCTGCTTCGGCCTCGCGGCCTGCAGCGGCAATGCCAAAGCCAAGCCCGCCACGATCAGCCCCGAGGACATGGCCGTGATCCGCCGCCAGGCAGAGGGATTCCTGAGTGCGCAGGAGCGACTGCCGGAATTGGCCACGCTGGTGAACCAGCGCGACTGGACGTTCACCCGCAACCTGATCCATGGCCCCATGCAGGAGGTGGGCCGCGAGATGCTGTACATCAACCAGCGCCTGCTCCCCCAGGATCGCGCCAATGCTGAGGCGCTCGCCGCCAGCCTGAAGAGTTCCCTGGCCGAACTCGATGAGGCAGCCCGTCTTCAGGACGGCACCAAACTGCAGAAGGCCTATGTGGAGGTGGCCACCGGCTTCTCCAATTACGCCAAGGTGATTCCGGCGCAGGCGCTCAGCTGA
- a CDS encoding FAD-binding oxidoreductase → MIGAGAVGAGCAWRLAREGFEVTLVDPGLQAPLSRQPERGGPVPARNGLNGTLASLGILMGLVFRRSSGRAWRLRQRSMELWPEWAEELNQPESPLQLETPLVQMATSAEEGQRQQQLADERADLGLRFLSPQTLKRQHPHWPGADHGALQSERDGRIDPLALLGALRHTLDQCAVRQIAASVGAIERPTADRTRLWQLQLDTGERLQVEQLLICAALDSQTLLRQLNHDLPMEPVLGQVLDLQLPDGIRPGSDWPAVLVCQGFNLVPHNHNRLWLGATLEPGAAADPARLHAMQTLQGQAPDWLQAAEVIQCWRGVRARPLNRPAPLLEVLEPGLMVATGHYRNGVLLAPATAEWACSQAKRL, encoded by the coding sequence GTGATCGGCGCCGGCGCCGTTGGTGCCGGCTGTGCCTGGCGCCTGGCGCGCGAGGGATTCGAGGTGACCCTGGTCGATCCCGGCCTTCAGGCGCCCCTTTCACGCCAACCCGAGCGTGGCGGCCCTGTCCCAGCCAGGAACGGTCTGAACGGCACACTGGCCTCCCTGGGCATCCTGATGGGGCTGGTGTTCCGTCGTTCCAGCGGCAGGGCCTGGCGCTTGCGCCAGAGAAGCATGGAGCTCTGGCCCGAGTGGGCCGAGGAGCTGAACCAGCCCGAAAGTCCGCTGCAACTCGAGACGCCTTTGGTGCAGATGGCCACCAGCGCCGAAGAAGGTCAACGCCAGCAACAGCTGGCGGATGAGCGGGCTGACCTGGGCCTGCGCTTCCTGAGTCCCCAGACCTTGAAACGTCAGCATCCGCACTGGCCGGGTGCCGACCACGGCGCCCTGCAGTCCGAGCGGGATGGTCGGATCGATCCGCTCGCCCTGCTGGGAGCGCTCCGGCACACACTCGATCAATGCGCTGTGCGCCAGATCGCCGCCTCGGTCGGCGCAATCGAACGACCGACAGCGGACCGAACCCGACTCTGGCAGCTGCAGCTCGACACGGGTGAGCGCCTGCAGGTGGAGCAACTGCTGATCTGCGCGGCTCTCGACAGCCAGACCCTGTTGCGGCAGCTGAACCACGATCTGCCGATGGAACCGGTGCTGGGGCAGGTGCTCGATCTGCAACTGCCGGATGGAATCAGGCCAGGATCCGACTGGCCAGCGGTGCTCGTGTGCCAGGGCTTCAATCTGGTGCCCCACAACCACAACCGACTCTGGCTCGGGGCCACGCTCGAACCCGGTGCAGCGGCGGACCCCGCCCGGCTCCACGCCATGCAGACCCTGCAAGGCCAAGCCCCCGACTGGTTGCAAGCCGCTGAAGTGATCCAGTGCTGGCGAGGTGTGAGAGCGCGACCACTGAACCGGCCGGCACCGCTGCTGGAGGTGCTCGAACCCGGTCTGATGGTGGCGACCGGTCACTATCGCAATGGCGTGCTGCTCGCTCCGGCCACAGCGGAATGGGCCTGCAGCCAGGCCAAACGGTTGTGA
- the pstS gene encoding phosphate ABC transporter substrate-binding protein PstS has protein sequence MRRTLRNRALTAAAGVTATLTLASCSVGDGGGGGGDQVKGNLSGAGASFPAAIYTRWFQELAPEGVNVNYQSVGSGSGVRQFTAGTVDFGASDAPMKPDEVAKVARGVLQIPMTAGAIAVAYNNPGCELKLTQEQLAGIFLGKITNFKELGCDDKAITIVHRSDGSGTTYNFTKHLSAISEEWKNGPGTGKSVNWPVGVGSKGNEGVSAQLNQVDGGLGYVEVAYVKDKLQAAALANASGEQVKPTNETESTALDSIDLGPELIGGNPNPPKGYPIVTFTWILAYKEGNGDKTELLKKAFDFMLSEKAQSQAPELGYVSLPPGVVEKSKAAVAQISK, from the coding sequence ATGCGTCGAACCCTCCGCAACCGTGCGCTGACCGCCGCTGCCGGCGTGACCGCAACCCTGACCCTGGCCTCCTGCTCCGTCGGAGACGGTGGTGGCGGTGGTGGTGATCAGGTCAAGGGCAACCTGAGCGGCGCCGGTGCGTCCTTCCCCGCCGCCATCTACACCCGCTGGTTCCAGGAGCTGGCTCCCGAAGGCGTCAATGTCAATTATCAATCCGTCGGCTCCGGCTCCGGTGTCCGCCAGTTCACCGCCGGCACGGTCGACTTCGGCGCCTCCGATGCGCCGATGAAGCCCGATGAAGTGGCGAAAGTGGCCCGCGGCGTGCTCCAGATCCCGATGACCGCCGGTGCCATCGCTGTGGCTTACAACAACCCCGGTTGTGAACTGAAGCTCACCCAGGAGCAACTCGCCGGCATCTTCCTCGGCAAGATCACCAACTTCAAGGAACTCGGCTGCGACGACAAGGCGATCACCATCGTCCACCGCTCCGATGGTTCCGGCACCACCTACAACTTCACGAAACACCTCTCAGCCATCAGCGAGGAGTGGAAGAATGGGCCAGGCACCGGCAAATCGGTGAATTGGCCTGTCGGCGTAGGCTCCAAAGGTAATGAGGGCGTTTCCGCACAGCTGAACCAGGTGGATGGTGGTTTGGGCTATGTGGAAGTGGCTTATGTCAAAGACAAGCTCCAGGCCGCTGCGCTCGCCAATGCTTCCGGAGAGCAGGTGAAGCCCACCAACGAAACGGAGAGCACCGCTCTCGATTCGATCGACCTCGGCCCTGAGCTGATCGGTGGCAACCCCAACCCCCCCAAGGGCTATCCGATCGTCACCTTCACCTGGATCCTGGCTTACAAAGAAGGTAACGGCGACAAGACCGAGCTGCTGAAGAAAGCGTTCGATTTCATGCTCTCCGAGAAGGCCCAGAGCCAGGCTCCTGAGCTGGGTTATGTGTCCCTGCCCCCGGGCGTGGTGGAGAAGTCGAAAGCCGCTGTGGCCCAGATCAGCAAGTGA
- the dnaK gene encoding molecular chaperone DnaK, with product MGKVVGIDLGTTNSCVAVMEGGKPTVIANAEGFRTTPSVVAYTKNQDQLVGQIAKRQAVMNPDNTFYSVKRFIGRRVDEVNEESKEVSYSVEKAGSNVKVKCPVLDKQFAPEEVSAQVLRKLAEDAGKYLGETVTQAVITVPAYFNDSQRQATKDAGKIAGLEVLRIINEPTAAALAYGLDKKSNERILVFDLGGGTFDVSVLEVGDGVFEVLSTSGDTHLGGDDFDKVIVDHLADSFKANEGIDLRQDKQALQRLTEAAEKAKIELSSATQSEINLPFITATPEGPKHLDLTLTRAKFEELASKLIDRCRVPVEQALKDAKLSAGELDEIVMVGGSTRIPAVLELVKRITGKDPNQTVNPDEVVAVGAAIQGGVLAGEVKDILLLDVTPLSLGVETLGGVMTKMIPRNTTVPTKKSETYSTAVDGQTNVEIHVLQGEREMASDNKSLGTFRLDGIPPAPRGVPQIEVTFDIDANGILSVTAKDKGSGKEQSISITGASTLSEQEVESMVKDAEANASADKEKRERIDLKNQAETLVYQAEKQLGELGDKVDAAAKAKVEEKRTQLKEATEKEDFDSMKSLLEQLQQELYALGASVYQQAGADGAAAPGADGAAGAAGSTSDAGDDVIDAEFTESK from the coding sequence ATGGGCAAAGTTGTCGGCATTGACCTTGGAACCACGAATAGCTGCGTGGCGGTGATGGAGGGTGGCAAGCCCACCGTGATCGCCAATGCGGAAGGGTTTCGCACCACACCGTCGGTGGTGGCCTACACGAAGAACCAGGATCAGCTGGTGGGGCAGATCGCCAAACGTCAGGCGGTGATGAACCCCGACAACACCTTTTATTCCGTCAAGCGGTTCATCGGTCGTCGTGTCGATGAAGTGAATGAGGAGTCGAAGGAGGTCAGCTATTCCGTTGAGAAAGCTGGCTCCAACGTCAAGGTGAAGTGCCCGGTGCTCGACAAGCAATTCGCCCCTGAGGAGGTGAGTGCCCAGGTGCTGCGCAAGTTGGCTGAGGATGCCGGCAAATACCTGGGAGAAACCGTGACCCAGGCGGTGATCACCGTTCCCGCCTATTTCAACGATTCCCAGCGCCAGGCCACCAAGGATGCCGGCAAGATCGCCGGCCTTGAGGTGCTGCGCATCATCAACGAGCCCACCGCCGCTGCTCTCGCCTACGGCCTCGACAAGAAGAGCAATGAGCGCATCCTGGTCTTCGACCTCGGGGGCGGCACCTTCGATGTGTCCGTGCTCGAAGTGGGCGACGGCGTGTTCGAGGTGCTCTCCACCTCCGGCGACACCCACCTCGGCGGTGATGACTTCGACAAGGTGATCGTGGATCACCTGGCCGACAGCTTCAAAGCCAACGAAGGCATTGACCTGCGTCAAGACAAGCAGGCCCTGCAGCGCCTCACGGAAGCGGCCGAAAAAGCCAAGATCGAACTCTCCAGCGCCACGCAGAGCGAGATCAATCTGCCCTTCATCACCGCAACCCCTGAAGGCCCGAAGCATCTCGACCTCACCCTCACCCGCGCCAAGTTCGAGGAGCTGGCCTCCAAGCTGATCGATCGTTGCCGCGTGCCGGTGGAGCAGGCGCTCAAGGACGCCAAGCTCTCCGCTGGTGAACTCGATGAGATCGTGATGGTGGGTGGATCCACCCGGATCCCCGCCGTGCTGGAGCTGGTGAAGCGGATCACCGGCAAGGATCCCAATCAGACCGTGAACCCCGATGAGGTGGTAGCCGTGGGCGCCGCCATTCAGGGCGGTGTGCTCGCCGGTGAGGTGAAGGACATCCTGCTGCTGGATGTCACCCCCCTGTCTCTCGGTGTGGAGACCCTGGGTGGTGTGATGACCAAGATGATCCCGCGCAACACCACCGTTCCCACCAAGAAATCGGAGACCTATTCCACAGCGGTGGATGGTCAGACCAATGTGGAGATTCATGTGCTCCAGGGTGAGCGCGAGATGGCCAGCGACAACAAATCGCTCGGCACCTTCCGGCTCGATGGCATCCCCCCCGCTCCCCGTGGCGTGCCTCAGATCGAAGTGACCTTCGACATCGATGCCAACGGCATCCTGAGCGTGACCGCGAAGGACAAGGGCAGCGGCAAGGAGCAGAGCATCTCGATCACCGGCGCCTCCACACTCTCCGAACAGGAAGTGGAAAGCATGGTGAAGGATGCCGAGGCCAATGCCAGTGCCGACAAGGAGAAGCGTGAGCGGATCGACCTGAAGAATCAGGCGGAAACGCTCGTGTATCAGGCGGAGAAGCAGCTGGGCGAACTCGGTGACAAGGTGGATGCCGCGGCCAAGGCCAAGGTGGAGGAGAAGCGCACCCAGCTGAAGGAAGCCACCGAGAAGGAAGACTTCGACAGCATGAAGTCTCTGCTGGAGCAGTTGCAGCAGGAGCTCTACGCCTTGGGTGCCTCGGTGTATCAACAGGCCGGCGCTGATGGCGCTGCAGCCCCCGGCGCCGATGGCGCTGCCGGTGCCGCCGGATCCACGAGCGATGCCGGTGATGATGTGATCGATGCGGAATTCACCGAATCGAAGTGA
- a CDS encoding shikimate dehydrogenase: MTNPTTAKPTTANAQTALVGLLGDPVHHSLSPVMHNAALEAMGLNWIFLALPTPANDLETVVRGLRAVGCRGLNVTIPHKHSVVPLCAELSPLAQRLGAVNALVPRVDGGWFGTNTDVEGFIAPLREAQSDWQGRRALVLGCGGSARAIVAAITSLGCDQIQIAGRRPDALAAFQQDCGAWAPSLTGLDWHHQAALEQALEAADLVVNTTPLGMASTHNPDAVLASPLSPGDIQRLKPECWVYDIIYTPRPTRLLTDAAAHGCRTLDGLEMLVQQGAAALRLWSERSDVPVAVMRHAAEAALADRG; the protein is encoded by the coding sequence ATGACCAACCCAACGACAGCCAAGCCAACGACAGCCAACGCTCAAACAGCCCTGGTGGGTCTGCTCGGTGATCCGGTGCACCACTCCCTCTCACCGGTGATGCACAACGCCGCCCTGGAGGCGATGGGGCTCAACTGGATCTTTCTGGCGCTTCCCACCCCGGCCAACGACCTGGAGACCGTGGTGCGGGGCCTGCGCGCCGTGGGCTGCCGCGGCCTCAACGTGACCATCCCGCACAAACACAGCGTGGTGCCCCTCTGCGCCGAGCTCAGCCCCCTGGCCCAGCGCCTCGGCGCGGTCAATGCCCTGGTGCCGCGCGTCGACGGTGGCTGGTTTGGCACCAACACCGATGTGGAGGGCTTCATCGCACCGCTGCGGGAAGCCCAATCCGACTGGCAAGGACGCAGGGCTCTGGTGCTCGGCTGTGGCGGCAGCGCCAGGGCGATCGTGGCCGCCATCACCAGCCTGGGTTGTGACCAGATCCAGATCGCCGGACGGCGTCCCGACGCCTTGGCGGCATTCCAACAGGACTGCGGCGCCTGGGCACCGAGTCTCACCGGCCTGGACTGGCACCATCAAGCGGCCCTGGAGCAGGCTCTGGAAGCGGCCGATCTGGTGGTGAACACCACGCCGCTGGGCATGGCCTCAACCCACAACCCCGACGCTGTCCTCGCCAGCCCCCTCAGCCCCGGCGACATCCAGCGACTGAAGCCTGAGTGCTGGGTGTACGACATCATCTACACGCCGCGACCGACCCGACTGCTCACCGATGCGGCCGCCCATGGCTGCCGCACGCTCGATGGACTGGAGATGCTGGTGCAACAGGGGGCTGCAGCCCTGAGGCTCTGGTCCGAGCGAAGCGACGTGCCCGTTGCCGTGATGCGCCACGCCGCCGAAGCGGCCCTGGCTGATCGCGGCTGA
- a CDS encoding Tic20 family protein, with protein sequence MTTPVWQRLLGLLVYLLPWSDAIPFGSHLMGQFPWLQWLTLPALPLVLLERGIPFGNLLVFFLLFLAVVRNPNVPYFIRFNTLQALLVDIIVVLLGYAFAILLQPLGGGLILRTLSSTVMIAVLAVVIFAVIECVRGREPDLPGLSQAVRMQLY encoded by the coding sequence ATGACGACCCCCGTCTGGCAGCGGCTTCTCGGGCTGCTGGTCTACCTGTTGCCCTGGAGTGATGCGATCCCCTTCGGCAGCCACCTGATGGGCCAATTCCCCTGGTTGCAATGGCTGACGTTGCCGGCCCTGCCGCTGGTGCTCCTGGAACGGGGGATCCCCTTCGGCAATCTCCTGGTCTTTTTCCTGCTCTTTCTCGCGGTGGTCCGCAATCCCAACGTCCCCTATTTCATCCGCTTCAACACCCTGCAGGCCCTGCTAGTGGACATCATCGTGGTGCTGCTGGGCTATGCCTTCGCGATCCTGCTGCAACCACTGGGGGGCGGTCTGATCCTGCGCACGTTGTCCAGCACGGTGATGATCGCCGTGCTGGCGGTGGTGATCTTTGCGGTGATCGAATGCGTGCGCGGTCGGGAACCGGATCTGCCCGGATTGAGCCAGGCGGTGCGGATGCAGCTCTACTGA
- the rpsF gene encoding 30S ribosomal protein S6 — protein sequence MTLQPYYETMYILRPDIPEEEVESHLTKYRDILAEAGAEVLDNQMRGKRRLAYPIAKHKEGIYVQLSHNGDGQQVAVLEKAMRLSEDVIRYLTVKQDGPLPAPRVMPGSEAAAAQSEAASPA from the coding sequence ATGACCCTGCAGCCGTATTACGAGACCATGTACATCCTCCGTCCGGATATCCCGGAGGAAGAAGTTGAGTCACACCTGACCAAATATCGCGACATCCTGGCGGAAGCGGGTGCTGAGGTGCTCGACAACCAGATGCGCGGCAAGCGTCGCCTGGCCTATCCGATCGCTAAGCACAAGGAAGGCATCTACGTGCAGCTCAGCCACAATGGTGACGGCCAACAGGTGGCCGTGCTGGAAAAAGCGATGCGGCTCAGCGAAGACGTGATCCGTTACCTCACCGTCAAGCAGGACGGTCCTCTGCCTGCACCGCGCGTCATGCCCGGCAGCGAAGCCGCCGCTGCTCAGAGCGAAGCCGCTTCTCCGGCCTGA
- a CDS encoding argininosuccinate synthase, whose protein sequence is MGRAKKVVLAYSGGVDTSVCIPYLKQEWGVEEVITFAADLGQGDELEPIRIKALEAGASQSLVGDLIDPFIREFAFPAIRANALYEGCYPLSTALARPLIARRLVEVAREVGADAVAHGCTGKGNDQVRFDVAIAALAPDLKVLTPAREWGMSREETIAYGERCGIPAPVSKQSPYSIDLNLLGRSVEAGPLEDPMVAPPEEVFAMTRPVADTPDAAEEIEISFEAGNPVAINGQRLDPVALIREANRLAGLHGIGRLDMIENRVVGIKSREIYETPGLLLLIQAHQELESLTLAADVLRTKRQLEMQWADLVYQGLWFGPLKEALDGFMDRTQEHVHGVVRLRLHKGSAMVTGRASSTSSLYVPAMASYGSEDQFDHRAAEGFIYVWGLPIRLWAAARRR, encoded by the coding sequence ATGGGGCGCGCGAAGAAGGTGGTGCTCGCCTATTCGGGTGGGGTGGATACCAGCGTCTGCATTCCCTACCTGAAGCAGGAGTGGGGCGTCGAGGAGGTGATCACCTTCGCTGCCGATCTCGGACAGGGGGATGAACTGGAGCCCATCCGGATCAAAGCGCTGGAGGCCGGGGCCAGTCAGTCGCTGGTGGGCGATCTGATCGATCCCTTCATCCGCGAGTTCGCGTTTCCGGCCATCCGTGCCAATGCGCTCTATGAAGGGTGCTATCCCCTCTCCACCGCCCTGGCCCGTCCCTTGATCGCCCGCCGACTGGTGGAGGTGGCCCGGGAGGTGGGTGCCGATGCGGTGGCCCATGGCTGCACCGGGAAGGGCAACGATCAGGTGCGGTTTGATGTGGCGATCGCCGCTCTGGCTCCCGATCTCAAGGTGCTGACTCCGGCGCGTGAGTGGGGCATGAGCCGCGAGGAAACGATCGCCTACGGCGAGCGCTGTGGCATCCCGGCACCGGTCAGTAAACAGTCGCCCTACTCGATCGATCTCAACCTGCTGGGCCGCAGCGTTGAGGCCGGTCCCCTGGAGGATCCGATGGTGGCACCGCCGGAGGAGGTGTTCGCGATGACGCGGCCGGTGGCCGACACCCCCGATGCCGCTGAGGAGATTGAGATCAGTTTTGAGGCCGGCAACCCCGTGGCCATCAATGGCCAGCGTCTCGACCCTGTGGCGCTGATCCGGGAGGCGAATCGCCTTGCCGGCCTTCATGGCATCGGCCGTCTCGACATGATCGAGAACCGGGTCGTGGGGATCAAGAGCCGCGAGATCTACGAGACCCCGGGGCTGTTGTTGCTGATCCAGGCCCATCAGGAGCTGGAAAGCCTCACCCTGGCGGCGGATGTGCTGCGCACCAAGCGCCAGCTGGAAATGCAGTGGGCGGATCTGGTGTATCAGGGGCTCTGGTTCGGACCGCTGAAAGAAGCCCTGGATGGCTTCATGGATCGCACCCAGGAGCATGTGCACGGAGTGGTGCGGCTGCGATTGCACAAGGGCTCGGCCATGGTCACCGGCCGTGCCTCCTCAACCAGCAGCCTCTACGTGCCGGCGATGGCGTCCTACGGCAGTGAGGATCAGTTCGACCATCGTGCCGCTGAGGGGTTCATCTATGTGTGGGGCCTGCCGATCCGGCTCTGGGCCGCAGCGCGTCGGCGTTGA
- a CDS encoding DUF3134 domain-containing protein codes for MSSALDSINPALTRYGRREPAPVLPLREEPDLLSWLETSGRLVEDEESTSPEVSTVEEEELSALMGEKEDYNAADEQNEENWED; via the coding sequence ATGAGCAGTGCCCTCGACAGCATCAACCCGGCCCTCACCCGTTACGGGCGCCGGGAGCCGGCACCGGTGCTGCCGCTGCGGGAAGAGCCCGATCTACTGAGCTGGCTGGAGACCAGTGGCCGTCTCGTGGAAGATGAGGAATCAACCTCACCGGAAGTGAGCACGGTGGAAGAGGAAGAGCTCTCGGCACTGATGGGCGAAAAGGAGGACTACAACGCCGCCGACGAGCAGAACGAAGAGAACTGGGAAGACTGA